In the genome of Kitasatospora cathayae, one region contains:
- a CDS encoding FtsW/RodA/SpoVE family cell cycle protein, which yields MPRRRGNTTISPQGTPNRRNTELALLVFAVLLPILAYANVGLAMDSRLPAGMLGYGLGMGSLALVAHLLVRRFAPYADPLMLPIATLLNGLGVVMIWRLDKAGRLLSGNFPAARNQLMWSALGITLFIGVMVFLKDHRVLQRYTYISMVAALVLLAAPAFFPARAEDFGAKIWIRMGSFSIQPGEFAKIVLTVFFAGYLMVKRDALALASRRFMGLYLPRGRDLGPIIVIWLLSLLILVFENDLGTSFLFFGLFVVMLYVATERTSWILFGLLMSVGGAAAVATTTSHVKVRIDAWLDPMAAFSPHPPKGATEQIGQSLMALGSGGVTGSGLGQGRSWLINFAAKSDFILGSFGEELGLTGLMAIFLLYALLVQRGLRTALAARDPFGKLFAVGLSSAMALQVFVVAGGVTGLIPLTGMTMPFLAQGGSSVVANWALVAILLKISDSARRPGVVPAPATEGQGGSAR from the coding sequence GTGCCGCGGCGCCGGGGCAACACCACCATCTCGCCCCAGGGCACGCCGAACCGGCGCAACACCGAGCTGGCCCTGCTGGTCTTCGCGGTCCTGCTGCCGATCCTGGCGTACGCCAACGTGGGGCTGGCGATGGACTCCCGGCTGCCCGCCGGCATGCTCGGCTACGGCCTCGGCATGGGCTCGCTGGCGCTGGTCGCGCACCTGCTGGTACGCCGCTTCGCGCCGTACGCGGACCCGCTGATGCTGCCGATCGCCACGCTGCTGAACGGGCTGGGCGTGGTGATGATCTGGCGGCTGGACAAGGCCGGCCGCCTGCTCAGCGGCAACTTCCCGGCGGCCCGCAACCAGCTGATGTGGTCGGCCCTCGGGATCACGCTGTTCATCGGCGTCATGGTCTTCCTGAAGGACCACCGGGTGCTCCAGCGCTACACCTACATCTCGATGGTGGCGGCGCTGGTGCTGCTCGCCGCGCCGGCCTTCTTCCCGGCCCGGGCCGAGGACTTCGGCGCGAAGATCTGGATCCGGATGGGCAGCTTCTCCATCCAGCCCGGCGAGTTCGCCAAGATCGTCCTGACCGTGTTCTTCGCCGGCTACCTGATGGTCAAGCGGGACGCCCTGGCACTGGCCAGCCGCCGCTTCATGGGCCTGTACCTGCCGCGCGGCCGCGACCTCGGCCCGATCATCGTGATCTGGCTGCTCAGCCTGCTGATCCTGGTCTTCGAGAACGACCTCGGCACGTCCTTCCTGTTCTTCGGCCTCTTCGTGGTGATGCTCTACGTCGCCACCGAGCGGACCAGCTGGATCCTGTTCGGCCTGCTGATGTCGGTCGGCGGCGCGGCCGCGGTCGCCACGACCACCAGCCACGTCAAGGTCCGCATCGACGCCTGGCTCGACCCGATGGCCGCCTTCTCCCCGCACCCGCCCAAGGGCGCGACCGAGCAGATCGGCCAGTCGCTGATGGCGCTCGGCTCCGGCGGGGTGACCGGCTCCGGCCTCGGCCAGGGCCGCTCCTGGCTGATCAACTTCGCCGCCAAGAGCGACTTCATCCTGGGTTCCTTCGGCGAGGAGCTCGGGCTCACCGGCCTGATGGCGATCTTCCTGCTGTACGCCCTGCTGGTGCAGCGCGGCCTGCGCACCGCCCTCGCCGCCCGCGACCCCTTCGGCAAGCTGTTCGCCGTCGGGCTGTCCTCGGCGATGGCGCTGCAGGTGTTCGTCGTCGCCGGCGGGGTCACCGGACTGATCCCGCTGACCGGTATGACCATGCCGTTCCTGGCTCAGGGCGGGTCGTCCGTCGTTGCCAACTGGGCGCTGGTCGCGATCCTGCTGAAGATCAGCGACAGCGCCCGCCGTCCCGGGGTCGTACCGGCCCCGGCCACCGAGGGCCAGGGAGGATCCGCCCGATGA
- a CDS encoding PP2C family protein-serine/threonine phosphatase codes for MTLVLRFAAGSHKGLIREGNEDSGYAGPRLLAVADGMGGAAAGEVASSEVLGSIVRLDEDVPGADLLTLLGDAVQGANDRLRQMVEEDPQLEGMGCTLTAMLWTGQRMGLVHVGDSRAYLLRDGSLVQITQDHTWVQRLVDEGRITPEEAETHPQRSLLMRALDGRGQVEPDLSIREVRAGDRYLLCSDGLSGPVSHQTLQDTLGSYYSPEQTVQELIQLALRGGGPDNITCIVADVIDVGATDTMSGQFNDVPVVVGAVADTPPSSTAADHSIADTPAGRAAGLGRGPQGAFGPAEGYEGYGAAQGGFGPAEGYQGEEGYGYPVEPSVYGTEEFDEEQPPKRKRRGLTVSLAVLVTLGLLGGAGYFGYQWTQGQYYIGEDGDHVAIYQGINQNLAGLSLSSVHESHSDAPLKWLPQDQRAQVSKTISVGSLNDAEKTMNDLVGWAKLCQRVAAAAPQGTQPTPATKSSFVTATPATPGEREKRNPTATAPSATPTPSAPTTPAPTQNATPPVAAAPSEQAQPPQQQLSDDDRARAESCPKP; via the coding sequence ATGACCCTGGTGCTGCGCTTCGCCGCCGGCTCCCACAAGGGACTGATCCGGGAGGGGAACGAGGACTCCGGCTACGCCGGGCCGCGGCTGCTGGCCGTGGCCGACGGCATGGGCGGCGCCGCGGCCGGCGAGGTCGCGTCCTCCGAGGTGCTCGGCTCGATCGTCCGACTGGACGAGGACGTGCCGGGCGCCGACCTGCTGACCCTGCTGGGCGACGCCGTCCAGGGCGCCAACGACCGGCTCCGGCAGATGGTCGAGGAGGACCCGCAGCTGGAGGGCATGGGCTGCACCCTGACCGCCATGCTGTGGACCGGCCAGCGGATGGGCCTGGTGCACGTCGGCGACTCCCGCGCCTACCTGCTGCGCGACGGCTCGCTGGTGCAGATCACCCAGGACCACACCTGGGTGCAGCGCCTGGTCGACGAGGGCCGGATCACGCCCGAGGAGGCCGAGACCCACCCCCAGCGCTCGCTGCTGATGCGGGCCCTGGACGGCCGCGGTCAGGTCGAACCGGACCTGTCGATCCGCGAGGTCCGGGCCGGCGACCGCTACCTGCTCTGCTCCGACGGCCTCTCCGGCCCGGTCAGCCACCAGACCCTGCAGGACACCCTCGGCAGCTACTACTCGCCCGAGCAGACCGTGCAGGAGCTGATCCAGCTCGCGCTGCGCGGCGGCGGTCCGGACAACATCACCTGCATCGTGGCGGACGTCATCGACGTCGGCGCCACGGACACCATGAGCGGCCAGTTCAACGACGTCCCGGTGGTGGTCGGCGCGGTCGCCGACACCCCGCCGTCCTCGACCGCCGCCGACCACTCGATCGCGGACACCCCGGCCGGCCGCGCCGCCGGCCTGGGCCGCGGCCCGCAGGGCGCCTTCGGCCCGGCCGAGGGCTACGAGGGCTACGGCGCCGCCCAGGGTGGCTTCGGTCCCGCCGAGGGCTACCAGGGCGAGGAGGGCTACGGCTACCCCGTCGAGCCCTCGGTGTACGGCACCGAGGAGTTCGACGAGGAGCAGCCCCCCAAGCGCAAGCGCCGCGGCCTGACCGTCTCGCTGGCCGTCCTGGTCACGCTCGGCCTGCTCGGCGGCGCCGGGTACTTCGGCTACCAGTGGACGCAGGGCCAGTACTACATCGGCGAGGACGGCGACCACGTCGCGATCTACCAGGGCATCAACCAGAACCTGGCCGGTCTGAGCCTCTCCTCGGTGCACGAGTCGCACAGCGACGCGCCGCTGAAGTGGCTGCCGCAGGACCAGCGCGCCCAGGTGAGCAAGACCATCTCGGTCGGCAGCCTGAACGACGCCGAGAAGACGATGAACGACCTCGTGGGCTGGGCCAAGCTGTGCCAACGGGTCGCCGCCGCGGCCCCGCAGGGCACCCAGCCGACCCCGGCCACCAAGAGCTCGTTCGTGACCGCCACGCCGGCCACCCCGGGGGAGCGGGAGAAGCGCAACCCGACCGCGACCGCGCCGAGCGCCACGCCGACCCCGAGCGCCCCGACCACGCCCGCCCCGACGCAGAACGCCACCCCTCCGGTGGCCGCCGCCCCGAGCGAGCAGGCCCAGCCGCCCCAGCAGCAGCTGAGCGACGACGACCGCGCCCGGGCCGAATCCTGCCCGAAGCCGTGA
- a CDS encoding peptidoglycan D,D-transpeptidase FtsI family protein, with protein MNKPIRRISIFCLVLILALMVRANWVQGVQADALATNKNNKRQLYDRYAHPRGNIIAGGQPVTSSDFVNGVRFKYKTSWVDGPMWAPVTGFSTLGQSSGLEALEDGVLSGSDDRLFFRNTLDMLTGEPKKGGDVVTTINPKVQKAAWDAMNGKKGAVVALDPKTGAILALVSAPSYDPGTISGYDNDATKAWNDLNADPNKPLDNRALKYTYPPGSTFKLVTATAAFENGMFQSIDDATSTPDPYTLPGTQTTLKNESPNERCENATVKAGMDQSCNTVFAKIGADLGKDKMRAQAEKFGFNSTIDTPVRAEKSVFPNSASLDGTAQDSIGQHDTRATPLQVAMVSAAIANNGSLMQPYLVDQERSASLTTLSKHTEKQFSQAMSPATAQKMQDLMVSVVQDGTGKNAQIPGVQVGGKTGTAQHGENNSGLPYAWFTSWAKTPDGQSVAVAVVVEDGSDNRDGISGGRLAAPIAKAVMQAALGK; from the coding sequence ATGAACAAGCCGATCCGACGGATCTCGATCTTCTGCCTGGTGCTGATCCTGGCCCTGATGGTGCGCGCCAACTGGGTGCAGGGCGTCCAGGCCGACGCCCTGGCCACCAACAAGAACAACAAGCGCCAGCTGTACGACCGCTACGCCCACCCGCGCGGCAACATCATCGCGGGCGGCCAGCCGGTCACCTCGTCCGACTTCGTCAACGGCGTGCGCTTCAAGTACAAGACCTCCTGGGTCGACGGCCCGATGTGGGCCCCGGTCACCGGGTTCTCCACGCTGGGCCAGAGCAGCGGCCTGGAGGCGCTGGAGGACGGCGTCCTCTCCGGCAGCGACGACCGGCTGTTCTTCCGCAACACCCTGGACATGCTCACCGGGGAGCCCAAGAAGGGCGGCGACGTCGTCACGACGATCAACCCCAAGGTGCAGAAGGCCGCGTGGGACGCCATGAACGGCAAGAAGGGCGCGGTGGTCGCGCTCGACCCGAAGACCGGCGCCATCCTCGCCCTGGTCTCCGCGCCGTCCTACGACCCGGGCACCATCTCCGGCTACGACAACGACGCCACCAAGGCGTGGAACGACCTCAACGCCGACCCGAACAAGCCGCTGGACAACCGGGCGCTGAAGTACACCTATCCGCCCGGCTCGACGTTCAAGCTGGTCACCGCGACCGCCGCGTTCGAGAACGGGATGTTCCAGAGCATCGACGACGCCACCTCGACCCCGGACCCGTACACCCTGCCCGGCACCCAGACCACGCTGAAGAACGAGAGCCCGAACGAGCGCTGCGAGAACGCCACCGTCAAGGCCGGGATGGACCAGTCCTGCAACACGGTTTTCGCCAAGATCGGCGCGGACCTGGGCAAGGACAAGATGCGGGCGCAGGCCGAGAAGTTCGGCTTCAACAGCACCATCGACACACCGGTCCGGGCCGAGAAGAGCGTCTTCCCGAACAGCGCCAGCCTGGACGGCACCGCTCAGGACTCGATCGGCCAGCACGACACCCGCGCCACCCCGCTGCAGGTCGCCATGGTCTCCGCGGCGATCGCCAACAACGGCAGCCTGATGCAGCCCTACCTGGTCGACCAGGAGCGCTCGGCCTCGCTGACCACCCTCTCCAAGCACACCGAGAAGCAGTTCTCCCAGGCGATGAGCCCGGCCACCGCGCAGAAGATGCAGGACCTGATGGTCTCGGTGGTCCAGGACGGCACCGGCAAGAACGCCCAGATCCCGGGCGTCCAGGTCGGCGGCAAGACCGGCACCGCGCAGCACGGCGAGAACAACTCCGGACTGCCGTACGCCTGGTTCACCTCCTGGGCCAAGACCCCGGACGGCCAGTCGGTCGCGGTCGCGGTGGTGGTCGAGGACGGCTCCGACAACCGCGACGGCATCAGCGGCGGCCGGCTCGCCGCGCCGATCGCCAAGGCGGTGATGCAGGCCGCACTCGGCAAGTAG